A single genomic interval of Rhinatrema bivittatum chromosome 12, aRhiBiv1.1, whole genome shotgun sequence harbors:
- the LOC115074341 gene encoding ras-related protein Rab-7b-like isoform X2, with the protein MNSNKKVDLKIIILGSLGVGKTSLLQQYVNKRFYEDYRTTLGASVLTKVINIDNTSIKLQIWDTGGQERFRSVVSSFYKGSDGCILAFDVTDQESFDSVEDWRQDFLQRIRPSVGTFPMVIMGNKVDISARQVSKDKAAAWCKERDLPYFEVSAKNDVNVQQAFEALARKALQHC; encoded by the exons ATGAATTCTAATAAGAAAGTGGACTTGAAGATTATTATTCTGGGCTCACTGGG GGTAGGGAAAACCTCACTTCTGCAGCAGTATGTGAATAAGAGGTTTTATGAGGATTATCGGACCACCCTTGGAGCCAGCGTCCTTACAAAGGTCATCAATATTGACAACACCAGCATAAAACTCCAG atCTGGGACACAGGGGGTCAAGAGCGCTTCCGCTCAGTAGTGTCCAGTTTCTACAAGGGCTCAGACGGCTGTATCCTGGCCTTCGATGTGACCGATCAGGAGTCCTTTGACTCTGTGGAGGACTGGAGGCAGGACTTTCTGCAAAGGATCCGTCCCTCAGTGGGCACCTTCCCCATGGTGATAATGGGGAATAAAGTGGATATCAGCGCCCGGCAG GTGTCAAAGGACAAAGCTGCAGCCTGGTGCAAAGAAAGAGACCTTCCTTACTTTGAAGTCAGTGCTAAAAATGACGTGAATGTCCAGCAAGCCTTCGAAGCACTGGCAAGGAAAGCTCTTCAGCAT tgctga
- the LOC115074341 gene encoding ras-related protein Rab-7b-like isoform X1, giving the protein MNSNKKVDLKIIILGSLGVGKTSLLQQYVNKRFYEDYRTTLGASVLTKVINIDNTSIKLQIWDTGGQERFRSVVSSFYKGSDGCILAFDVTDQESFDSVEDWRQDFLQRIRPSVGTFPMVIMGNKVDISARQVSKDKAAAWCKERDLPYFEVSAKNDVNVQQAFEALARKALQHYLQSIESYLTDSIKLTSLDPPKKRCC; this is encoded by the exons ATGAATTCTAATAAGAAAGTGGACTTGAAGATTATTATTCTGGGCTCACTGGG GGTAGGGAAAACCTCACTTCTGCAGCAGTATGTGAATAAGAGGTTTTATGAGGATTATCGGACCACCCTTGGAGCCAGCGTCCTTACAAAGGTCATCAATATTGACAACACCAGCATAAAACTCCAG atCTGGGACACAGGGGGTCAAGAGCGCTTCCGCTCAGTAGTGTCCAGTTTCTACAAGGGCTCAGACGGCTGTATCCTGGCCTTCGATGTGACCGATCAGGAGTCCTTTGACTCTGTGGAGGACTGGAGGCAGGACTTTCTGCAAAGGATCCGTCCCTCAGTGGGCACCTTCCCCATGGTGATAATGGGGAATAAAGTGGATATCAGCGCCCGGCAG GTGTCAAAGGACAAAGCTGCAGCCTGGTGCAAAGAAAGAGACCTTCCTTACTTTGAAGTCAGTGCTAAAAATGACGTGAATGTCCAGCAAGCCTTCGAAGCACTGGCAAGGAAAGCTCTTCAGCAT TACCTGCAGTCCATCGAGAGCTACCTGACAGATTCTATTAAGCTGACGTCATTAGATCCCCCCAAGAAGAGATGCTGCTGA